A section of the Cololabis saira isolate AMF1-May2022 chromosome 6, fColSai1.1, whole genome shotgun sequence genome encodes:
- the LOC133446034 gene encoding tubulin alpha-1A chain-like: MREVISIHVGQAGAQIGNACWELYCLEHGIQPDGQMPSDKTIGGGDDSFNTFFSETGAGKHVPRAIFVDLEPTVIDEVRAGTYRQLFHPEQLITGKEDAANNYARGHYTIGKEIIDLVLDRTRKLADQCTGLQGFLIFHSFGGGTGSGFTSLLMERLSVDYGKKSKLEFAIYPAPQVSTAVVEPYNSILTTHTTLEHSDCAFMVDNEAIYDICRRNLDIERPTYTNLNRLIGQIVSSITASLRFDGALNVDLTEFQTNLVPYPRIHFPLATYAPVISAEKAYHEQLSVADITNACFEPANQMVKCDPRHGKYMACCLLYRGDVVPKDVNSAIATIKTKRTIQFVDWCPTGFKVGINYQPPTVVPGGDLAKVQRAVCMLSNTTAIAEAWARLDHKFDLMYAKRAFVHWYVGEGMEEGEFSEAREDLAALEKDYEEVAADSMEENDGEEY; encoded by the exons aTG CGTGAGGTTATCTCCATTCATGTGGGCCAAGCTGGTGCTCAGATTGGCAACGCTTGCTGGGAGCTGTACTGTCTGGAGCATGGGATCCAGCCAGATGGACAGATGCCCTCTGACAAGACCATCGGGGGAGGAGATGACTCCTTCAACACTTTCTTCAGCGAGACAGGGGCGGGGAAGCATGTTCCCCGAGCCATCTTTGTTGACCTGGAACCAACTGTCATCG ATGAGGTGCGTGCAGGAACttaccgtcagctgttccaccCTGAGCAGCTAATCACAGGAAAAGAGGATGCTGCCAACAACTATGCCCGAGGACACTACACCATCGGCAAGGAGATCATAGATCTTGTTTTGGACAGGACACGTAAACTG gcGGATCAATGCACTGGCCTGCAAGGTTTCCTCATCTTCCACTCCTTTGGTGGAGGAACCGGCTCTGGTTTCACCTCCCTGTTGATGGAGAGACTCTCTGTTGATTATGGGAAAAAGTCTAAGCTCGAATTTGCCATCTACCCGGCACCTCAGGTGTCCACAGCAGTGGTGGAGCCTTACAACTCCATCCTGACCACCCACACCACCTTGGAGCACTCTGACTGTGCTTTCATGGTGGACAATGAAGCCATCTACGACATCTGCCGCAGGAACCTGGACATCGAGAGACCAACTTACACCAACCTGAACAGGCTCATTGGCCAGATCGTCTCATCCATCACAGCCTCACTCCGCTTTGATGGAGCCCTGAATGTTGACCTGACAGAGTTCCAGACCAACTTGGTGCCTTACCCTCGCATCCACTTCCCTCTTGCCACCTACGCGCCCGTCATTTCAGCCGAGAAAGCGTACCACGAGCAGCTGTCTGTGGCTGACATCACAAACGCCTGCTTCGAGCCAGCCAACCAGATGGTGAAGTGTGACCCGCGTCACGGCAAGTACATGGCCTGCTGTCTGCTGTACCGTGGTGACGTGGTGCCCAAAGATGTCAACTCCGCCATTGCAACCATCAAAACCAAGCGCACCATTCAGTTTGTGGACTGGTGTCCCACAGGCTTCAAGGTGGGTATCAACTACCAGCCTCCAACTGTGGTTCCTGGAggagacctggccaaggtgCAGAGAGCTGTGTGCATGCTGAGCAACACCACAGCCATCGCTGAGGCCTGGGCCCGACTGGACCACAAGTTTGACCTCATGTACGCCAAGAGGGCCTTCGTCCACTGGTACGTTGGAGAGGGCATGGAGGAAGGAGAGTTCTCCGAGGCAAGAGAAGATCTGGCCGCCCTGGAGAAGGATTATGAGGAGGTTGCCGCTGACAGTATGGAGGAGAATGATGGAGAGGAGTACTGA